In Apilactobacillus bombintestini, one genomic interval encodes:
- a CDS encoding D-alanyl-D-alanine carboxypeptidase family protein: MKKSMKRLTIIFVAAIGLGAYEQFSNPFSVAKQAINRLEHSNQDKLAAYRTDEQKYSDDLIQNPSDHVAGAKAAVALDSKTNKFVYDKNGEKPMKVASLAKLMTLYLTIQKAQKENAWNEVVDTSNPGLVKLGNDFELGGFKFKKGHKYTVRDLYKAALVQSSNNSAIALGQWVAGNNKKFIQMMNDQAKAWNLNAHFVSSSGLENSDLGKFGYAQVGSKDDANMVTARSMAEIADHVLSVYPQITDDAKQVSEQVDGQTVVNENSLLENRPFYDSSLHVDGLKTGYTEAAGLCLVATGQKPGKNRLITVVVNDSSEFSDTAKLMKMVYNQSDQFK, encoded by the coding sequence ATGAAAAAATCTATGAAACGTTTAACGATTATTTTTGTGGCGGCAATCGGATTGGGTGCTTATGAACAATTTAGTAATCCTTTCTCCGTTGCTAAGCAAGCTATTAATCGTTTGGAACACTCAAATCAAGATAAACTAGCTGCATACCGTACTGATGAACAAAAATATTCAGATGATTTAATTCAAAATCCTAGTGATCACGTGGCAGGCGCTAAAGCTGCAGTAGCACTAGATAGTAAAACTAATAAATTTGTTTATGATAAAAATGGCGAAAAGCCAATGAAAGTAGCTTCATTAGCTAAATTAATGACCTTATATTTAACTATTCAAAAAGCACAAAAAGAAAATGCTTGGAATGAAGTAGTAGATACCAGTAATCCTGGTTTGGTTAAATTAGGTAATGATTTTGAATTAGGTGGCTTTAAGTTCAAAAAGGGTCACAAATATACCGTTAGAGATTTATATAAAGCTGCTTTAGTACAATCTTCTAATAACTCGGCTATTGCTTTAGGCCAATGGGTTGCAGGTAATAACAAGAAGTTTATTCAAATGATGAATGACCAAGCTAAAGCATGGAACTTAAATGCACATTTCGTTTCTTCTTCTGGTTTGGAAAATTCTGATTTAGGTAAATTTGGATATGCACAAGTAGGTTCTAAAGATGACGCTAATATGGTAACTGCTCGTAGCATGGCCGAAATTGCTGATCATGTATTATCTGTCTACCCACAAATTACTGATGATGCTAAACAAGTGTCTGAACAGGTAGACGGACAAACTGTAGTTAACGAAAACAGTTTGTTAGAAAACAGACCATTTTATGATTCATCATTACACGTAGATGGCTTAAAAACTGGTTATACAGAAGCTGCTGGACTATGTTTAGTAGCTACTGGACAAAAGCCTGGTAAAAACAGATTAATTACAGTAGTAGTTAATGACAGTTCTGAATTTTCTGATACTGCTAAGTTAATGAAGATGGTTTATAACCAATCTGATCAATTTAAATAA
- a CDS encoding LVIS_2131 family protein, with the protein MLSAWNIVGLLLWIALIVYAVFIIHNIAVRRSRIIINEHYNFTFIHHLKSFVQILILFVGIGFMFFQTFKTDVNTDNVNITRSYQPLILDTNGNNSYYVRIKSGSNPNLNQSYHYLVKGKRLSVSSNDASVLVGTSNAVNVQKSAVKWNQHLADELDSKYQRAWIVDAVATYKKSFWNGIGLHAGHQARRYTLIRVPDNSFIYNK; encoded by the coding sequence ATGTTATCGGCCTGGAATATAGTTGGCTTGCTGCTTTGGATTGCCTTAATTGTTTATGCGGTATTTATCATTCATAACATCGCAGTTCGAAGAAGTCGGATAATCATAAATGAACACTATAACTTTACGTTTATTCACCATTTAAAATCTTTTGTACAAATTCTTATATTATTTGTGGGTATCGGTTTTATGTTCTTTCAAACATTTAAAACTGATGTGAATACAGATAATGTTAATATTACCCGTAGTTATCAACCTTTGATTTTGGATACTAACGGTAATAATTCTTATTACGTAAGAATTAAAAGTGGTAGCAATCCTAATTTAAATCAAAGTTATCACTACCTAGTTAAGGGTAAACGATTATCAGTTTCAAGTAATGACGCTAGTGTGTTGGTTGGAACTAGTAATGCGGTTAATGTACAAAAGTCAGCCGTTAAATGGAACCAACATTTAGCAGACGAATTAGATAGTAAATATCAAAGAGCGTGGATAGTAGACGCAGTTGCTACTTATAAGAAAAGTTTTTGGAATGGAATTGGATTACACGCTGGACATCAAGCGCGTCGTTATACTTTAATCCGTGTTCCAGACAATTCATTTATATATAATAAATAA
- a CDS encoding FAD/NAD(P)-binding protein, whose product MKIGIIGAGPRGLLTLNNLIQNFADATDDDLTIHLFDRAEAGGRVWKVKQPINLIMNSPANELSLFNDGQSHAYSISQWAQSELSTDFIKSLHVDNQQELLDALNKISDNSYVPRAICGAYCQWFFTQLVNEIKNNPHVDLITHFNTNVDKVDKHNDNWVVSAQNVDYPVDKLVFSLGQQENKLTNDQKSLQKYAKECDLTYILPKDADEADLSSITHDQTVIIRGMGLSFNDYVSRLTEERGGYFTNNGDNTLTYHPSGKEPTIYAGSRRGIPYYPKAISQKQYDENYSAVFLTKENIDKLTKNDHLAFADFQKLLRLDIEYRYYSLLIAHKHPEIDLKDFQEKFSTVDNVNALIGSYHFDNEEVFDWDTILNPVAGVKITTLDDYQQHIQKWLNFIINDACLGSKTGPVTGALEMLRDLRDNIRYVLSNHLLTNDEWVQKFLGQFSSNVKFLSMGAPVIRSQEILALMKQGIVKILGPQMKVIGANHHFMTCSFFYSKEIIPGDVLIEARTNPANTRFSANPVITSLMDENIIHPLSIELSDGQSVDNPSVDIDIHSDQVVNQKDLYTWGLNTEGLYFVTSAIPRPGVNDAILTAAQDIARNMLNLSVDQPTTYM is encoded by the coding sequence ATGAAGATTGGAATTATAGGAGCAGGCCCTCGTGGCCTTTTAACACTTAATAATTTAATACAAAATTTTGCTGATGCCACAGATGATGACCTTACTATTCATCTATTTGATCGCGCTGAAGCTGGTGGGAGAGTTTGGAAGGTTAAACAACCTATCAACTTAATAATGAATAGTCCTGCCAATGAACTTAGTTTATTTAATGATGGACAATCACACGCATATTCCATCTCCCAATGGGCACAATCTGAGTTATCCACCGATTTCATTAAATCTCTTCATGTGGATAACCAACAAGAACTATTGGATGCCCTAAATAAAATCAGTGACAATAGTTATGTTCCTCGTGCCATTTGTGGAGCATATTGCCAATGGTTCTTTACACAATTAGTTAATGAAATTAAAAATAATCCACATGTGGATTTAATTACTCATTTTAATACCAATGTGGATAAAGTGGATAAACACAATGATAACTGGGTAGTTTCTGCACAAAATGTGGATTATCCAGTGGATAAGTTGGTATTTAGTTTAGGACAACAAGAAAATAAACTAACCAATGATCAAAAATCATTACAAAAGTATGCCAAGGAATGTGATTTAACTTACATTCTACCTAAGGATGCTGATGAAGCTGATTTATCATCTATCACTCATGATCAAACTGTTATCATCCGTGGTATGGGACTTAGCTTCAATGACTATGTTTCTCGTCTTACTGAAGAACGTGGTGGATACTTTACTAACAATGGTGACAACACATTAACTTATCATCCTAGTGGTAAAGAACCTACTATCTATGCCGGTTCTAGACGCGGTATTCCTTACTATCCAAAGGCTATTAGTCAAAAGCAATATGACGAAAATTACTCTGCAGTATTTTTAACTAAGGAAAATATAGATAAATTAACTAAGAATGATCACTTAGCTTTTGCTGATTTTCAAAAACTACTTCGTTTAGATATTGAATATCGCTACTACAGTTTATTAATTGCTCACAAGCATCCAGAAATTGACTTAAAAGATTTTCAAGAAAAGTTTTCCACTGTGGATAACGTCAATGCCCTTATTGGTAGTTATCATTTCGATAATGAAGAAGTCTTTGATTGGGATACCATCTTAAATCCAGTTGCTGGTGTAAAAATCACTACTTTAGATGATTACCAACAACACATTCAAAAATGGTTAAACTTCATTATTAATGATGCATGTTTAGGATCTAAAACAGGTCCAGTTACCGGTGCATTAGAAATGCTTCGTGACTTACGTGATAATATTCGTTATGTATTATCCAATCATCTATTAACTAATGATGAATGGGTTCAAAAATTCTTAGGTCAATTCTCTTCTAACGTTAAATTCTTATCTATGGGTGCTCCAGTAATCCGTAGTCAAGAAATCCTAGCACTTATGAAGCAAGGAATCGTTAAGATCTTAGGACCTCAAATGAAAGTAATTGGTGCAAATCATCATTTCATGACTTGCTCATTCTTCTACAGTAAGGAAATCATCCCCGGTGATGTATTAATCGAAGCTCGTACCAATCCTGCCAATACTAGATTCTCTGCTAATCCAGTAATCACTAGCTTAATGGATGAAAATATTATTCATCCCCTATCCATTGAACTTAGTGACGGACAATCTGTGGATAACCCATCAGTAGATATAGATATCCACAGTGACCAAGTGGTAAATCAAAAAGACTTATACACATGGGGATTAAATACAGAAGGATTATACTTTGTAACTTCCGCTATTCCTCGTCCCGGAGTTAATGATGCTATCTTAACTGCCGCTCAGGATATTGCAAGAAACATGTTAAATCTTTCAGTAGATCAACCTACCACTTATATGTAA
- a CDS encoding YbhB/YbcL family Raf kinase inhibitor-like protein produces MQVEVSLQNGLLPDKYDKHTAEEFKDNGRPFVSFPFDIKNVPADTKSIAFALTDLDSIPVCGFEWIHWIAAGLDPKDVSVPENAGKENPLNWIKGNNSLAGKLMNLGNDPMSKGYVGPTPPDKPHDYTFTVYALDAKLDLKDGFWYNELLYAMKDHIIEQTAVNLHVNN; encoded by the coding sequence ATGCAAGTAGAAGTTTCACTACAAAATGGTCTTTTACCAGATAAATACGATAAACACACTGCAGAAGAATTTAAGGATAACGGACGTCCCTTTGTATCATTTCCTTTCGATATCAAAAACGTGCCAGCTGATACTAAATCCATTGCTTTTGCACTAACTGATTTAGATTCCATTCCCGTTTGCGGTTTCGAATGGATTCACTGGATTGCTGCTGGCTTAGATCCTAAAGACGTTTCTGTTCCAGAAAATGCTGGAAAAGAAAATCCATTAAACTGGATTAAAGGAAACAACAGTCTTGCCGGTAAATTAATGAACTTAGGTAATGATCCAATGAGTAAAGGTTATGTGGGTCCTACCCCTCCTGATAAACCTCATGATTATACTTTTACCGTTTATGCACTAGATGCTAAATTAGATTTAAAAGATGGTTTCTGGTATAACGAATTATTATATGCTATGAAAGATCATATCATCGAACAAACTGCGGTTAACTTACATGTAAATAATTAA
- a CDS encoding ABC transporter ATP-binding protein has translation MTKPIFQLKDVVKTVNQDTPEELNILDHVNLDINEGDFITILGSNGAGKSTLFNTIGGNLRPTSGHVIYKGKDITNMSVVKRTSFLSRVFQDPKLGTAPRMTVAENLLLAEKRGNHHHLIPRNLKSQMSKYKKITAKMNNYLDERLDTATGNLSGGQRQALSFLMATIKRPGILLLDEHTAALDPKTSQQLMDITDSTIKQEKLTCLMITHHLDDALKYGNRLLVLHQGKISYDISGEEKDKLTKEQLLTFFNDIQ, from the coding sequence ATGACTAAACCAATTTTTCAATTAAAAGACGTTGTTAAAACGGTTAACCAAGATACACCTGAAGAACTAAACATTCTAGATCACGTTAACTTAGATATTAATGAAGGTGATTTCATCACCATTCTAGGTTCTAACGGTGCTGGTAAATCCACTTTATTTAATACCATTGGTGGTAATTTACGCCCTACTTCCGGTCATGTCATCTACAAAGGTAAAGACATTACCAATATGTCAGTAGTTAAACGTACTTCCTTTTTAAGTCGTGTATTTCAAGACCCTAAGCTAGGAACTGCACCTCGTATGACCGTAGCCGAAAACTTATTACTGGCGGAAAAACGTGGTAATCATCATCACTTAATCCCTCGTAATTTAAAGAGTCAAATGAGTAAGTACAAGAAAATCACTGCTAAGATGAACAATTACTTAGACGAACGACTAGATACTGCTACTGGAAACTTATCTGGTGGTCAACGCCAAGCCTTAAGTTTCTTAATGGCTACTATCAAACGTCCGGGTATCTTACTTTTAGATGAACATACTGCTGCGCTAGATCCTAAGACATCCCAACAACTAATGGACATCACTGATTCCACTATTAAACAAGAAAAACTAACTTGCTTAATGATTACTCATCACTTAGATGATGCATTAAAATACGGCAATCGCTTGTTAGTATTACATCAAGGAAAGATTTCCTATGATATCTCAGGTGAAGAAAAAGATAAGTTAACTAAAGAACAACTATTAACTTTCTTTAACGATATTCAATAA
- a CDS encoding ABC transporter permease — protein MSLIISAIGQGLLWSVIGIGLYLTFRILDFPDMTVEGTFPMGAATAVTAIAHGINPVLATILAFIVGCLAGLVTGLLYTKAKIPVLLAGILVMTASYSIDLRIMGRPNLSLLGLPTLLSGHFLQSLPPYFDSVTLGLIVIAVVTVIVIYFLQTDLGQAFIATGDNENMAESLGINTDNMKIMGVSVSNGLIALGGALVAQNNGYADVNMGIGIIVVALASIIIGEVIFGDLTMNQRLVAVIVGSIIYRLVLLLVLQLGFNANDLNLISSILLAIFMGIPAFENRFHLKHVLKRGLKND, from the coding sequence ATGAGTTTAATTATTTCAGCCATTGGCCAAGGTTTATTATGGTCAGTAATCGGAATTGGTCTTTATTTAACTTTTAGAATTTTAGATTTCCCTGATATGACAGTTGAAGGTACTTTCCCTATGGGAGCTGCTACCGCAGTAACTGCCATTGCACACGGAATTAATCCTGTTTTAGCTACCATCTTAGCTTTTATCGTAGGATGTTTAGCTGGTTTAGTTACTGGATTGCTTTACACTAAAGCCAAAATTCCAGTGCTATTAGCTGGTATTTTAGTAATGACTGCTTCATATTCTATTGATCTACGTATCATGGGTCGTCCTAATCTTTCATTATTAGGTCTTCCTACTTTACTAAGTGGTCATTTCTTACAATCACTTCCTCCCTACTTTGATAGTGTTACTTTAGGATTAATTGTAATTGCCGTTGTTACTGTTATCGTTATTTACTTCTTACAAACTGATTTAGGTCAAGCATTTATTGCTACCGGTGATAACGAAAATATGGCAGAATCCTTAGGAATCAACACTGATAACATGAAAATCATGGGTGTAAGTGTTTCTAACGGACTAATTGCTTTAGGTGGTGCACTAGTTGCCCAAAATAATGGCTATGCGGACGTTAATATGGGTATTGGTATCATTGTAGTGGCCCTAGCTTCTATCATCATTGGTGAAGTTATTTTTGGCGATTTAACCATGAACCAAAGATTAGTTGCTGTTATTGTAGGTAGTATCATTTATCGTTTAGTTTTACTACTAGTACTACAATTAGGTTTCAACGCCAACGACTTGAACTTAATTTCATCCATTCTATTAGCTATTTTCATGGGTATTCCCGCCTTCGAAAATCGTTTCCACTTAAAACATGTATTGAAACGGGGGTTAAAAAATGACTAA
- the trpX gene encoding tryptophan ABC transporter substrate-binding protein, protein MKRLYSVIILLFILLGWGFYQEKQPHHIDKNHTPTVGILQLTEHPALDAIHHGIISGLKSSGFTPGKNINIDFQNAENDQSNLKTMSSKFANENVDLSIGIATPAAQVLANTVKGSPLVLGAITDPKSAGLVDSNQHPGRPVTGVSDFPPMQAQLNLIKRLVPNMHTLGVIYTSSDDSATNQYQEFVKLCKKEHVRVKGYSIANTNDLNQVAIQMMQNVDAVYVPNDNTVASAIQTLVNIANTKNVPVFPTASTVVKQGGLATVGLNQYELGVQTGKMTAAILRGQNPANMPIERLHHGDLTINLAQARKLGINIPDDLMHQAQREGVVYK, encoded by the coding sequence ATGAAAAGACTTTATAGCGTTATTATTTTACTATTTATCCTACTAGGATGGGGCTTTTATCAAGAAAAGCAACCTCATCATATCGATAAAAATCATACCCCTACAGTAGGTATCCTACAATTAACCGAACACCCTGCTTTAGATGCTATCCATCACGGTATTATTTCTGGATTGAAATCATCCGGTTTTACTCCAGGTAAAAACATCAATATTGATTTTCAAAATGCCGAAAATGATCAAAGTAATCTAAAGACTATGAGTTCTAAATTTGCTAACGAAAACGTAGACTTATCCATCGGGATTGCTACTCCTGCTGCTCAAGTATTAGCCAACACTGTTAAGGGCTCACCTCTAGTTTTAGGAGCTATTACTGATCCTAAATCTGCTGGTTTAGTTGATTCCAACCAGCATCCCGGTCGTCCCGTAACCGGTGTTTCCGATTTTCCACCTATGCAAGCTCAACTAAATCTTATCAAACGTTTAGTTCCTAACATGCATACTTTAGGAGTTATTTATACTTCTAGTGATGATTCAGCTACTAACCAATATCAAGAATTCGTTAAATTATGTAAGAAAGAACACGTTAGAGTTAAGGGTTATTCAATTGCTAACACTAATGATTTAAATCAAGTAGCTATTCAAATGATGCAAAATGTGGATGCCGTTTACGTACCTAACGACAACACTGTTGCTTCTGCTATTCAAACTTTAGTTAATATTGCTAACACTAAAAACGTTCCTGTCTTCCCTACTGCTTCTACCGTTGTAAAACAAGGTGGCTTAGCTACAGTAGGTTTGAACCAATATGAATTAGGTGTACAAACTGGTAAGATGACTGCTGCTATTTTACGTGGTCAAAATCCTGCTAACATGCCTATTGAAAGACTTCATCATGGAGATTTAACTATTAACTTAGCACAAGCTCGTAAACTAGGTATTAATATTCCTGATGATTTAATGCATCAAGCTCAACGCGAAGGAGTGGTTTATAAATGA
- a CDS encoding APC family permease → MKKNKKSRKVGLFQIVMLGLSSIIGSGWLFGSWEASRVAGPAAILSWIIGALVIGAIAFNYIELGSMFPESGGMSKYAQYTHGSLLGFIAAWSNWVSLVTLIPIEAVAAVQYMGSWPWKWAHWTHGFLINGEISNLGLFVVFLFILVFTLLNYWSVNLLAKFTSFISIFKLGIPLLTVVMLLLSGFHGGNFTSQGFMPYGSAAIFSATTASGIIFSYNAFQVVINMGKEIKNPKRNIGLGITISLAISIVIYVLLQFTFISAVEPSVLAKVGWHGVNFESPFADLAIMLGLHWLAVLLYFDAFVSPFGTGVSFVAQTSRTLAAMVQNEHMPKFLGKVNKRWGVPRIAMVVNMIISVLLVALFRSWGTLASVISTSTLIAYLTGPVTVTSLRKMAPNFKRPIRMKMLQIIAPLAFVLASLAAYWAMWPTTVKVILVILLGLPFYFYFEWKTNWKKTRNQFSGSFWMIGYLIFISVMSYVGSAPFGGRNWIPYPLDFVVIIIVSLAFYRWGISSSMVSTDLHNAKMVNDQINLDAFEEEPTKEDKEDK, encoded by the coding sequence ATGAAAAAAAATAAGAAATCAAGAAAAGTAGGTTTATTTCAAATTGTAATGTTAGGACTTAGTTCAATCATCGGTTCCGGTTGGCTATTCGGTTCATGGGAAGCTTCCCGTGTTGCCGGACCTGCCGCTATCCTATCATGGATTATCGGTGCCTTGGTTATTGGTGCTATCGCCTTTAACTACATTGAATTAGGTTCAATGTTCCCCGAAAGTGGTGGAATGAGTAAATATGCTCAATACACCCACGGGTCACTATTAGGTTTTATTGCCGCCTGGTCAAACTGGGTGTCATTAGTTACTTTGATTCCTATTGAAGCCGTTGCTGCGGTTCAATACATGGGATCATGGCCATGGAAGTGGGCTCATTGGACTCACGGTTTCCTAATTAATGGTGAAATATCTAATCTAGGTTTATTTGTCGTTTTTCTTTTCATATTAGTCTTCACGCTATTAAATTATTGGTCTGTTAATTTACTAGCTAAATTCACTAGTTTTATTTCAATTTTCAAACTAGGAATTCCGCTACTTACTGTCGTAATGTTGCTACTATCTGGTTTCCACGGTGGAAACTTTACTTCACAAGGCTTCATGCCTTACGGTAGTGCAGCTATTTTCTCAGCTACTACTGCTTCAGGTATTATTTTCTCTTACAATGCCTTCCAAGTAGTTATTAATATGGGAAAAGAAATTAAAAATCCTAAACGTAATATCGGTTTAGGTATTACCATTTCATTAGCTATCAGTATTGTAATTTACGTGCTACTACAATTCACTTTCATTAGTGCTGTAGAACCATCAGTTCTAGCTAAAGTTGGTTGGCATGGTGTTAACTTCGAATCACCATTTGCTGATCTAGCAATTATGTTAGGACTACACTGGTTAGCCGTATTGCTATACTTTGATGCTTTCGTTTCACCATTTGGTACCGGTGTTTCCTTCGTGGCTCAAACCAGTCGTACATTGGCTGCCATGGTTCAAAACGAACATATGCCTAAATTCTTAGGTAAAGTCAACAAACGTTGGGGTGTCCCAAGAATTGCAATGGTAGTTAACATGATTATTAGTGTGTTATTAGTTGCCCTATTTAGAAGTTGGGGTACACTTGCTAGTGTTATCTCCACTTCTACTTTGATTGCTTACTTAACAGGTCCTGTTACTGTAACATCATTGAGAAAGATGGCACCTAACTTCAAACGTCCTATTCGTATGAAGATGCTACAAATCATTGCTCCATTAGCCTTCGTATTAGCCAGTTTAGCTGCTTACTGGGCAATGTGGCCAACTACTGTTAAAGTTATTCTTGTAATTTTACTAGGTCTACCATTCTACTTCTACTTTGAATGGAAGACCAACTGGAAGAAAACAAGAAATCAATTCTCCGGTAGTTTCTGGATGATTGGTTACTTAATCTTTATTTCAGTAATGTCATATGTGGGTTCTGCCCCATTCGGCGGTCGTAACTGGATTCCATATCCATTAGACTTCGTCGTTATCATTATTGTTTCCCTTGCTTTCTACAGATGGGGAATTTCCAGTTCAATGGTAAGTACCGATCTTCACAATGCTAAGATGGTCAATGACCAAATAAACTTAGACGCATTTGAAGAAGAACCAACTAAGGAAGATAAAGAAGACAAATAA
- a CDS encoding VOC family protein produces the protein MKVKDIDHIVIFAQDLKLCMRFYHEVLDLPIVEFTDNLLELQLGKQKLIFLPAERNSDTPANPTPGANSFCITVKDSLEDLSSHLANYGVNIIDGPKKVHGSNGMMNSLFINDPENNVIEIRE, from the coding sequence ATGAAGGTCAAAGACATTGATCATATAGTAATTTTTGCCCAAGATTTAAAACTATGCATGCGTTTTTACCATGAAGTTTTAGATTTACCTATTGTTGAATTCACTGACAACTTGTTAGAACTTCAACTAGGCAAGCAAAAATTGATTTTTCTTCCAGCGGAAAGGAACAGTGATACACCGGCTAACCCCACTCCGGGTGCTAATAGTTTTTGCATCACTGTTAAGGATTCTTTGGAAGATTTAAGTTCACATTTAGCCAATTATGGCGTTAACATTATCGATGGGCCCAAGAAGGTTCACGGTAGTAATGGAATGATGAACTCTCTTTTCATAAATGATCCCGAAAATAATGTAATTGAAATTCGCGAATAA
- a CDS encoding ABC-F family ATP-binding cassette domain-containing protein yields the protein MGFADKKLYDEASFTLNKGEHMGIVGQNGVGKSTLIKIITGVELPISGSVRWQNNVSVGYLDQYADIPEGMTLIEFLHTAYKGLYQKADHMQKLYDEYAESFDDKLLEQAGRIQEELEAKNFYDIETEIERVITGLGLDDVKRDQAIANMSGGQRSKIILAKLILEDPDVILLDEPTNYLDTAHISWLEEYLNNFRGAVMVISHDYDFLEKVTNCIVNIAFGKITKYRGDFQSAMRQRAEREKAQQREYDKQQVEIEKAKAFIRKNKAGSRSTMAKSREKMLSHMELVDPPSTNIHASFNFPYEDTGSQNALVVDELSVGYDKPLLKPVSFSVNTDEKVGFQGFNGVGKSTLIKSILGILEPKGGKATFSPSAKVSYFSQDLVWSNDKETPLQIIQNKYPKLEQKPIRTKLAKCGLDSANASKPIGELSGGEQTKVKLAMLEFTPSNFLIMDEPTNHLDDETKESLKQAINNFPGNAIIVSHETSFYNGLVDKVLDVEKLSLRDKDEIEKAQGQSNS from the coding sequence ATGGGTTTTGCCGACAAGAAACTATATGACGAAGCTAGTTTTACCTTAAATAAAGGTGAACATATGGGGATTGTTGGTCAAAATGGTGTAGGTAAATCTACACTGATTAAAATTATCACCGGAGTAGAATTACCTATTTCCGGTTCTGTTAGATGGCAAAATAATGTCAGTGTTGGATATTTAGACCAATATGCTGACATTCCAGAAGGTATGACTTTAATTGAATTCTTGCATACAGCATATAAAGGTTTATACCAAAAAGCTGATCATATGCAAAAGCTATATGATGAATATGCAGAATCATTTGATGATAAGTTATTAGAACAAGCTGGTCGTATTCAAGAAGAACTAGAAGCTAAAAACTTCTATGATATTGAAACTGAAATTGAACGAGTAATTACTGGTTTAGGTCTAGACGATGTTAAGAGAGACCAAGCTATTGCTAATATGTCTGGTGGACAACGTTCAAAGATTATTTTAGCTAAGTTAATTCTAGAAGATCCTGACGTTATCTTACTTGATGAACCTACTAACTACTTAGATACTGCACATATTTCTTGGTTGGAAGAATACCTTAATAATTTCAGAGGTGCAGTTATGGTTATCTCTCATGATTACGATTTTCTAGAAAAGGTTACTAACTGTATTGTAAATATCGCTTTCGGTAAAATTACTAAATACCGTGGTGATTTCCAATCTGCTATGCGTCAACGTGCTGAACGTGAAAAAGCACAACAACGTGAATATGATAAGCAACAAGTAGAAATTGAAAAGGCCAAAGCCTTCATTAGAAAGAACAAGGCTGGTTCTCGTTCTACTATGGCGAAGTCACGTGAAAAGATGCTATCGCATATGGAATTGGTTGATCCACCTTCAACTAACATTCATGCATCCTTTAACTTCCCATACGAAGATACTGGTTCACAAAATGCTTTAGTGGTGGATGAATTATCAGTTGGATATGACAAGCCACTATTGAAACCAGTTAGCTTCTCAGTTAATACGGATGAAAAAGTTGGATTCCAAGGATTTAACGGGGTAGGTAAGTCTACTTTAATTAAATCTATTTTAGGTATTTTGGAACCTAAGGGTGGTAAAGCTACTTTCTCACCATCTGCTAAAGTTAGTTACTTTAGTCAAGATTTAGTATGGAGTAACGATAAAGAAACTCCACTACAAATCATTCAAAACAAATATCCTAAGTTGGAACAAAAACCTATCCGTACTAAGTTAGCTAAATGTGGTTTGGATTCAGCTAATGCATCTAAACCTATTGGTGAACTATCCGGGGGAGAACAAACTAAGGTTAAGTTGGCTATGCTAGAATTTACTCCAAGTAACTTCTTGATCATGGACGAACCTACTAACCACTTGGATGATGAAACTAAGGAATCATTAAAACAAGCTATTAACAATTTCCCTGGTAATGCAATTATCGTATCTCACGAAACTAGTTTCTATAACGGTCTAGTAGATAAAGTATTAGATGTTGAAAAACTAAGTCTACGTGATAAAGATGAAATTGAAAAAGCTCAAGGACAAAGCAATTCATAA